A genomic stretch from Microcebus murinus isolate Inina chromosome 19, M.murinus_Inina_mat1.0, whole genome shotgun sequence includes:
- the BOLA2B gene encoding bolA-like protein 2, protein MELSAEYLREKLQRDLEAEHVEVEDTTPNRCASSFRVLVVSAKFEGKPLLQRHRLVNTCLVDELPHIHAFEQKTLTPEQWAREQQK, encoded by the exons ATGGAACTCAGCGCCGAATACCTTCGGGAGAAGCTGCAGCGGGACCTGGAGGCGGAGCACGTG GAGGTGGAGGACACGACCCCCAACCGTTGCGCGTCCAGCTTCCGAGTCCTGGTGGTATCCGCCAAGTTTGAGGGGAAGCCGCTGCTTCAGAGACACCG GCTGGTGAACACGTGCCTAGTGGACGAACTCCCGCACATCCATGCTTTTGAGCAGAAAACTCTGACCCCAGAGCAGTGGGCCCGTGAGCAGCAGAAATGA
- the SLX1A gene encoding structure-specific endonuclease subunit SLX1, translated as MGPAGGAVRPGRFYGVYLLYCLNPQHRGRVYVGFTVNPARRVQQHNGGRKKGGAWRTSGRGPWEMVLIVHGFPSAVAALRFEWAWQHPQASRRLAHVGRRLRGEAAFAFHLRVLAHMLRAPPWARLPLTLRWLRPDFRQDLCLPPPPHMPLAFGPPPPRGSVPRCHTSPRADTEPGMDPGAAEACCTLCAQLLQDEEGPLCCPHPGCPLRAHVICLAEEFLREEPGQLLPLEGQCPSCENSVLWGDLVWLCRMGTEEEEESESEEEHWTDMLETDPQCP; from the exons ATGGGCCCCGCGGGGGGCGCGGTGAGGCCGGGGCGCTTCTACGGTGTCTACCTGCTCTACTGCCTGAACCCTCAGCACCGGGGCCGCGTCTACGTGGGGTTCACCGTCAACCCTGCTCGACGGGTCCAGCAGCACAATGGGGGCCGCAAAAAAGGCGGGGCCTGGCGGACCAGCGGGCGAGGGCCCTG GGAGATGGTGCTCATCGTGCACGGCTTCCCGTCCGCTGTGGCCGCCCTTCGG TTCGAGTGGGCCTGGCAGCACCCACAAGCCTCCCGCCGCCTGGCGCACGTGGGTCGGCGCCTGCGCGGCGAGGCGGCCTTCGCTTTCCACCTGCGCGTGCTGGCGCACATGCTGCGCGCGCCTCCCTGGGCTCGCCTCCCGCTCACACTGCGCTGGCTGCGCCCTGACTTCCGCCAGGATCTCtgcctgccgccgccgccacacATGCCGCTGGCCTTCGGGCCTCCGCCGCCCCGAGGCTCTGTACCGAGGTGCCACACCAGTCCCCGTGCTGACACCGAGCCTGGGATGGACCCGGGCGCCGCTGAGGCCTGCTGCACCCTGTGTGCTCAGTTGCTCCAG GATGAAGAGGGTCCCTTGTGTTGCCCCCACCCTGGCTGCCCCCTAAGGGCCCATGTGATCTGCCTGGCAGAGGAGTTCCTTCGGGAAGAACCAGGGCAGCTTTTGCCCTTAGAGGGCCAATGCCCTAG CTGTGAGAACTCGGTGCTTTGGGGAGACCTGGTCTGGCTGTGCCGGATGGGcactgaggaggaagaagagtcgGAATCAGAAGAG GAACACTGGACAGACATGCTGGAGACTGATCCTCAGTGTCCCTaa
- the CORO1A gene encoding coronin-1A isoform X1: protein MSRQVVRSSKFRHVFGQPAKADQCYEDVRVSQTTWDSGFCAVNPKFVALICEASGGGAFLVLPLGKTGRVDKNAPTVCGHTAPVLDIAWCPHNDNVIASGSEDCTVMVWEIPDGGLTLPLREPVITLEGHTKRVGIVTWHPTAQNVLLSAGCDNVILVWDVGTGVAVLTLGPDVHPDTIYSVDWSRDGALICTSCRDKRVRIIEPRKGTVVAEKDRPHEGTRPVRAVFVSDGKILTTGFSRMSERQVALWDTKHLEDPLSLQELDTSSGVLLPFFDPDTNIVYLCGKGDSSIRYFEITSEAPFLHYLSMFSSKESQRGMGYMPKRGLEVNKCEIARFYKLHERRCEPIAMTVPRKSDLFQEDLYPPTAGPDPALTAEEWLGGRDAGPLLISLKDGYVPPKSRELRVNRGLDTGRRRAAPEDVVSRLEEEIRKLQATVQELQKRLDRLEETVQAK from the exons ATGAGCCGGCAGGTGGTCCGCTCTAGCAAGTTCCGTCACGTGTTTGGACAGCCGGCCAAGGCCGACCAGTGCTATGAGGACGTGCGTGTCTCACAGACCACCTGGGACAGTGGCTTCTGTGCCGTCAACCCCAAGTTTGTGGCCCTGATCTGTGAGGCCAGTGGGGGTGGAGCCTTCCTGGTGCTGCCCCTGGGCAAG ACTGGACGTGTGGACAAGAACGCACCCACAGTTTGTGGCCACACAGCCCCTGTGCTGGACATCGCCTGGTGCCCACACAATGACAATGTCATTGCCAGTGGCTCTGAGGACTGCACAGTCATG GTGTGGGAGATCCCTGATGGGGGCCTGACACTGCCCCTGCGGGAGCCCGTTATCACCCTGGAGGGCCACACCAAGCGCGTGGGCATCGTGACCTGGCACCCCACAGCCCAGAATGTGCTGCTAAGTGCAG GTTGTGACAATGTGATCCTGGTATGGGACGTGGGCACTGGGGTGGCCGTGCTGACGCTGGGCCCAGACGTGCACCCAGACACGATCTACAGCGTGGACTGGAGCCGAGACGGAGCCCTCATCTGCACCTCCTGCCGCGACAAGCGCGTGCGCATAATTGAGCCCCGAAAAGGCACTGTTGTAGCT GAGAAGGACCGTCCGCACGAGGGGACCCGGCCTGTGCGCGCTGTGTTTGTGTCGGATGGAAAGATCCTGACCACAGGCTTCAGCCGCATGAGCGAGCGGCAGGTGGCGCTGTGGGACACA AAGCACCTGGAGGATCCGCTGTCCCTGCAGGAACTGGACACAAGCAGTGGTGTCCTGCTGCCCTTCTTTGACCCTGACACCAACATTGTCTACCTCTGTGGCAAG GGTGACAGCTCTATCCGGTACTTTGAGATCACTTCTGAGGCCCCGTTCCTGCACTATCTCTCCATGTTCAGTTCCAAGGAGTCCCAGCGTGGCATGGGTTACATGCCCAAACGTGGCCTGGAGGTGAACAAGTGTGAGATTGCCAG ATTCTACAAGCTGCACGAGCGGAGGTGTGAGCCCATTGCTATGACAGTGCCTAGAAAG TCGGACCTGTTCCAGGAGGACCTGTATCCCCCCACTGCAGGGCCTGACCCTGCCCTGACGGCTGAGGAGTGGCTGGGGGGTCGGGATGCCGGGCCCCTCCTCATTTCCCTCAAGGATGGCTACGTACCCCCGAAGAGCCGGGAGCTGAGGGTCAACCGGGGCCTGGACACCGGGCGTAGGAGGGCAGCACCAGAG GACGTCGTATCCCGGCtggaggaagaaataagaaagctCCAGGCCACGGTGCAGGAGCTACAGAAGCGCCTGGATAGACTGGAGGAGACCGTCCAGGCCAAGTAG
- the CORO1A gene encoding coronin-1A isoform X2 produces MSRQVVRSSKFRHVFGQPAKADQCYEDVRVSQTTWDSGFCAVNPKFVALICEASGGGAFLVLPLGKTGRVDKNAPTVCGHTAPVLDIAWCPHNDNVIASGSEDCTVMVWEIPDGGLTLPLREPVITLEGHTKRVGIVTWHPTAQNVLLSAGCDNVILVWDVGTGVAVLTLGPDVHPDTIYSVDWSRDGALICTSCRDKRVRIIEPRKGTVVAEKDRPHEGTRPVRAVFVSDGKILTTGFSRMSERQVALWDTKHLEDPLSLQELDTSSGVLLPFFDPDTNIVYLCGKGDSSIRYFEITSEAPFLHYLSMFSSKESQRGMGYMPKRGLEVNKCEIARFYKLHERRCEPIAMTVPRKSDLFQEDLYPPTAGPDPALTAEEWLGGRDAGPLLISLKDGYVPPKSRELRVNRGLDTGRRRAAPEASGTPSSDVVSRLEEEIRKLQATVQELQKRLDRLEETVQAK; encoded by the exons ATGAGCCGGCAGGTGGTCCGCTCTAGCAAGTTCCGTCACGTGTTTGGACAGCCGGCCAAGGCCGACCAGTGCTATGAGGACGTGCGTGTCTCACAGACCACCTGGGACAGTGGCTTCTGTGCCGTCAACCCCAAGTTTGTGGCCCTGATCTGTGAGGCCAGTGGGGGTGGAGCCTTCCTGGTGCTGCCCCTGGGCAAG ACTGGACGTGTGGACAAGAACGCACCCACAGTTTGTGGCCACACAGCCCCTGTGCTGGACATCGCCTGGTGCCCACACAATGACAATGTCATTGCCAGTGGCTCTGAGGACTGCACAGTCATG GTGTGGGAGATCCCTGATGGGGGCCTGACACTGCCCCTGCGGGAGCCCGTTATCACCCTGGAGGGCCACACCAAGCGCGTGGGCATCGTGACCTGGCACCCCACAGCCCAGAATGTGCTGCTAAGTGCAG GTTGTGACAATGTGATCCTGGTATGGGACGTGGGCACTGGGGTGGCCGTGCTGACGCTGGGCCCAGACGTGCACCCAGACACGATCTACAGCGTGGACTGGAGCCGAGACGGAGCCCTCATCTGCACCTCCTGCCGCGACAAGCGCGTGCGCATAATTGAGCCCCGAAAAGGCACTGTTGTAGCT GAGAAGGACCGTCCGCACGAGGGGACCCGGCCTGTGCGCGCTGTGTTTGTGTCGGATGGAAAGATCCTGACCACAGGCTTCAGCCGCATGAGCGAGCGGCAGGTGGCGCTGTGGGACACA AAGCACCTGGAGGATCCGCTGTCCCTGCAGGAACTGGACACAAGCAGTGGTGTCCTGCTGCCCTTCTTTGACCCTGACACCAACATTGTCTACCTCTGTGGCAAG GGTGACAGCTCTATCCGGTACTTTGAGATCACTTCTGAGGCCCCGTTCCTGCACTATCTCTCCATGTTCAGTTCCAAGGAGTCCCAGCGTGGCATGGGTTACATGCCCAAACGTGGCCTGGAGGTGAACAAGTGTGAGATTGCCAG ATTCTACAAGCTGCACGAGCGGAGGTGTGAGCCCATTGCTATGACAGTGCCTAGAAAG TCGGACCTGTTCCAGGAGGACCTGTATCCCCCCACTGCAGGGCCTGACCCTGCCCTGACGGCTGAGGAGTGGCTGGGGGGTCGGGATGCCGGGCCCCTCCTCATTTCCCTCAAGGATGGCTACGTACCCCCGAAGAGCCGGGAGCTGAGGGTCAACCGGGGCCTGGACACCGGGCGTAGGAGGGCAGCACCAGAGGCCAGTGGCACTCCCAGCTCG GACGTCGTATCCCGGCtggaggaagaaataagaaagctCCAGGCCACGGTGCAGGAGCTACAGAAGCGCCTGGATAGACTGGAGGAGACCGTCCAGGCCAAGTAG